Genomic window (Candidatus Nitrosocosmicus franklandus):
TTAACATACGCTGTTTATGCCCAAGATACGGAGGAGGGTGGAATATTGGACCTCTTTGATGGCCAATCGGATAGTAATTCTAATGTTTCTTTCGTACCTGGAGAAAATATGCAGGGAGCATACTCTGGAGAACTTAGAACTACTCCTGGACTAGAGAATGAACTTAATAATACAATTGGAAATCGAACTCAAACCATGGATCCAAATTTTGAAATCAAATCTATAGAAGAATATGAGAGTAATTCCTCTGATTGGACCAAAATAGATCCCTTCCCTGAAGGAAGATCTGACTAATGAGAACAAAGTAATAATTAGTTCCAAATTTGTCCCAAGACTAGAGCTTTACGTACACGAATAGTTGCGAAACTGATTTCATGAAATCAATACAAATATCATAGCACTTCCATATCTACAATACCTTCGCCTCATAAAACAGTGTGTTTGCACAACAATAAAGTTACCATTGAACCGTAAACCAAAGATAATTGAAGATGGTAGGAATGTTGTGTCGCAAATATGTATTTTAAAAACACGAGATTTACTCGGTTAAATCTATCTATGAAACTTGTTGACTAAATTGGAATTGAGATATTCTACAATTTTGTGAAATTAATAAATCTTCTCAATAACATGGTATCTTATTTCATCCAACTGGTGGTATAATAATAAAATCGTTAACCCACTAATATTAATAGTATAAATTCAAATAAGTGTAATGGTATTCGATATAGGTGCTGTAACATTATATGATTTTATTTTATTCATGAATATCTCTGGAGATGGCCTTTTAAAAGCCAAGCCACTATATCTCTTTTTGCTGTAATTAATCCGATAGGTACCATACCATTATTTGTAAGTATTACTCATAAAATGCAAGAAAAAGAACGAAATAGTATAGTAAAAACCACCGTTATTACTGCAGGGGGTTTATTAATGATCTTTGCCATTGCAGGAACGCAAATTCTGTCCATATTTGGGATAACACTATCAAGCTTCATGATTGCTGGTGGAATACTTCTTTTTGTGGTTTCTATAGAACTGTTAACTCATGGTGGCTGGAGATTTGGGGGAACTATTTCTGATGAATCTGGTGTAGTTCCGTTAGCATTTCCCCTACTGGCTGGTCCAGGTGCTATAACAACTGTGATATTGTCTTTCCAAACATCAGGGTTAATGGTAACATTACTTTCAATCGCGATTGTGATTGGGATTACTTGTGTGATATTCTTTCTAACCGGATCGATATATCGGATACTTGGCAGACGTGGTTCATTGATCATTACTAGGATTCTAGCGGTTCTGGTCGCAGCAATTGCTGTACAGTACGTAGTGGATGGGTTGAAAACAATGTAACCTAAATATGCATTTTATAATAATGGCTATCATCAGCATGAAATTTGAGCTGACACTGACATCTTGTAACTATAATACAACTGAAAGGAGCATTTTTTTTGTGTTTGTAGCGAATATGTGTTTATTTGAATTATCCGGACAAGATTATATCCTTCATACATATAAACCAGATATAGGATCAGTTTAGATGATAATCTTGGTAACTTATATAAGTAAATTACTATTTCTATTTTATTACAATTCAATATGTATCTGGTAATTACATGAACATGAGATTAATGATGGTGAGGGTAAATTAAAAACTATTACAAAAGTTGTTTCAAAACTTTAGACTAAAATATCAGAAGAAAAAGTTACCGAGTTCTAGTCAAAATACTTCATTTTTGTTGAATAATAAGTTATTAGAAAGAAAAAAAATGTTGTATATCGATTGTCTGTCTTGATTGATCATCCCTCTGCTGATAGTGGGTTCTGTTGCTTCTCGGTTAATAGACTCTTCCAATGATCTGGAAGGTTTTGCACCCAGCCATTGTAAACATTGGGTATCGCCAACACACCTTGTCCCCCTGTTCCTTCCAACCCTGATATTTTGTCATCCGTTTTGGTATCGTTTGATGCCACAAGTAAAACCTTTCCTGCAATCATTGCATCTGTAGGATTACCATCATTGTTTGGATCGCCGTCTACTACTATGGCCTCATTTGAAAATGTACTGGAAACATATGCGTAGTATCCACCTCCCTTCTTTGCACCGAAATTAACTCCATGACATCCAGGATCGCATGGTAATTCTTTTACTATTTGGTCAGTTTCAGTATCCAGTATTGTGATTGTACCGCCGGTATTTGCTGTTACCATGTACTGGCCATCTGGACTGACCGGAGTTTGTATTGGAAGGAAACCAGTAGGTCCTGTTGTATTACCTGTTATTGGATCATAATTTGCAAGCAAATCAATCTGTTTTATTAGACTTGCATTGGTAGTATTTATGACACTCAAAGTGCTATCAAAAAAGTCAGCAACGTATGACTTACTGCCATCTGGTATCATTCCAACTGCTACTGGAGATACTCCGGTTTTTACTTTTCCAATTATTTTATCTTGCATCATGTCATATATGGTTGTGGTCCCAGTAAGTGCGTCTGGAGTTACCATGTATCTGTCATCCGAACTCATCCAGTGACCATGAGGATGGGTTGAAGGTGAGGCTGGAGGTTGTAGCAAGATAAAATCCGTAAGGTTGAATTCTGGATTTGGCGAAACTACAGTAACTCCGTCTTCTCCGTTTAACGCGATATATAGTTCGTCTGTTTTAGTTCCGGTCATTACATGAGATGGATCATCTCCTACCTGTACATCCTTTACGAGTTTTCCTGTTGTGCGATCAAAGATGGTTGTTCTGTTATCAAACCACTGAGTTTGGTAAATGAGGTCTTGATTCTTGTCTGTCCACATGTTATGAGGATTATTCATGTTGATCTCGGGGAGTGAAACCTTCTTACTTACCTTCCATGTGGTGCCGTTAATTGCAGTAGCGGTTCCTGGTTTTGTCTTGCCAGCGGTTTTCTCAAATTGTGTATCAATCCATATTTCTCCAACTGCGGGAATCGATGGGTTTGATAGTGGAGTCAGCGTAATATTTTGACCGAAAGTATCCTCTAACACGTCCTTGACATTGACAACAGTTCCATTCGTAACTCTCGCATCTACGTTTGGATAGGAAACATACCATGGTTGGGAGACATTTGTATAATCCTGCCAGTTTGATGGAGAAGTTGCAACAAAAAATGTCCTTAATAACTTTAGGGCTAACTCACTATTTGTAGGAATAGTAGCTCCATTTACTAAAGTGAGTTCTTCACCCAAGTCCAATCCCTCTGTATCTGGATCGTCAACAATAACTGCGGCAAGCATGAAGGGGTGAAGACTACATGCGAATACGTATAATCCCGGTTCGACTAATTTGACTATTGCTCCTCCCTTATAGGCCATCATTTGACTAAATGGCATATTGCTGGCGTTCTTGGGATGAATGATGCTTGATACGGTATGCACGCCATTTGTGCTATCCATCATAAAGTAAACCGTACCAGATTTATTGATCACCGCCAAAGATTCGCTACCTGTGTTTGATATGTCTCCTTTAAGGTTTGCAAACCACTTACCCGGTTCATCGCTAATTGAGAAGGATGCAAAATTCTTGTAAGGTGATGCTCCCGGTATGCTTTTTTGCTCACCTGACCTGTTTTCGGAAGAGATATTCTCTTGTGATGCTTTTGCAGGAAGTACTTTAAATGTAGACATCATGCCTGCTTCCATGTGCGAAAAGACATGACAATGGAATTGCCAGTCGCCAGGACCCACTCCGTCTCCTGCATCTACGACAAATACGTGACTGGTACCTGGATGTATCTCTTTTACATCAATAATATTACTAGTACCTGGATCAACCCATCTGTGGGCATGCAAATGGAATGTATGAGAGTGACCATTGGGGTTTGACGATGGACCAATGCCAACTACGTGGAAACGGATCTTTTGATCTTCTTCTGCTACTGGTACCGGGTTTGTCCATAATGGAGTTTGGGTACCATTGCTACCAATTTCTAATCCCCAAAACGCAGACCCTACCATAAACAATAGAACTTCTTTATCCAGTTCGTTAAGAGAAATTGAAGTAATTTTTCCATTTACTAAGGCTTCAATCATCTTGTCTTGCGGATTTACTATCACTACACCATAAAGTCCTCTGTCCCCTAACTCATCGTCCTGATATACAAAAGTTCCAGGATTAGATGCGACAAAGTTTTCTCTGGTGGTATTTCCGTCTAGATGATTGATGATCACATGAGCGCTATCACCCTCATTTATCACAATGGCCGGTCCTGGGATAGTGGCAAGTGGGCTATAGCTACTTGTAACATTTAATCTTGTACCATTGCCACCATCAATCAGATGCTGAACCATCTTATATGCTGGTTCGCCATCGGGTAACAGTTCTTCTTTGAGAACTATATTATGAGTATTTAGATTATTTTTG
Coding sequences:
- a CDS encoding MarC family protein, encoding MSLFAVINPIGTIPLFVSITHKMQEKERNSIVKTTVITAGGLLMIFAIAGTQILSIFGITLSSFMIAGGILLFVVSIELLTHGGWRFGGTISDESGVVPLAFPLLAGPGAITTVILSFQTSGLMVTLLSIAIVIGITCVIFFLTGSIYRILGRRGSLIITRILAVLVAAIAVQYVVDGLKTM
- a CDS encoding multicopper oxidase domain-containing protein gives rise to the protein MNKQKSKGGRLINMNTRKNLLTTKFFLSTTMAILLLAPILIPSGVVKGIEPLTSVGQTNKNDDKVFDTLSSNITNSDGSNITKNNLNTHNIVLKEELLPDGEPAYKMVQHLIDGGNGTRLNVTSSYSPLATIPGPAIVINEGDSAHVIINHLDGNTTRENFVASNPGTFVYQDDELGDRGLYGVVIVNPQDKMIEALVNGKITSISLNELDKEVLLFMVGSAFWGLEIGSNGTQTPLWTNPVPVAEEDQKIRFHVVGIGPSSNPNGHSHTFHLHAHRWVDPGTSNIIDVKEIHPGTSHVFVVDAGDGVGPGDWQFHCHVFSHMEAGMMSTFKVLPAKASQENISSENRSGEQKSIPGASPYKNFASFSISDEPGKWFANLKGDISNTGSESLAVINKSGTVYFMMDSTNGVHTVSSIIHPKNASNMPFSQMMAYKGGAIVKLVEPGLYVFACSLHPFMLAAVIVDDPDTEGLDLGEELTLVNGATIPTNSELALKLLRTFFVATSPSNWQDYTNVSQPWYVSYPNVDARVTNGTVVNVKDVLEDTFGQNITLTPLSNPSIPAVGEIWIDTQFEKTAGKTKPGTATAINGTTWKVSKKVSLPEINMNNPHNMWTDKNQDLIYQTQWFDNRTTIFDRTTGKLVKDVQVGDDPSHVMTGTKTDELYIALNGEDGVTVVSPNPEFNLTDFILLQPPASPSTHPHGHWMSSDDRYMVTPDALTGTTTIYDMMQDKIIGKVKTGVSPVAVGMIPDGSKSYVADFFDSTLSVINTTNASLIKQIDLLANYDPITGNTTGPTGFLPIQTPVSPDGQYMVTANTGGTITILDTETDQIVKELPCDPGCHGVNFGAKKGGGYYAYVSSTFSNEAIVVDGDPNNDGNPTDAMIAGKVLLVASNDTKTDDKISGLEGTGGQGVLAIPNVYNGWVQNLPDHWKSLLTEKQQNPLSAEG